One Rhodococcus sp. P1Y DNA window includes the following coding sequences:
- the aroA gene encoding 3-phosphoshikimate 1-carboxyvinyltransferase, protein MRKDGDVSIWPAPSSSSPVHATVTLPGSKSITNRALIISALASGRSTVTGTLRSRDTDLMIAALRSIGVAIEIDASDPTALTVSPGSLRGGAVDCGLAGTVMRFLPPLTTLVPGTVFFDGDEQARTRPLDTILGALRALGAQVDGDALPFTVTGTGRLRGGAVDIDASGSSQFVSGLMLSAARFDDGVTIHHIGKPVPSMPHIDMTVEMLRHAGVRVDTPQDSGDADTWRVHPGPVSAARWEVEPDLSNATPFLAAAAVTGGEVRIPHWPSSTTQPGDAIRGILTSMGASVDLEDGTLVVRGPDTLRGIDIDLHDVGELTPTVAALAVLADGPSHLRGIAHLRGHETDRLAALATEIGKLGGNAVETDDGLDITPTALHGNVWKSYADHRMATAGAIIGLVVPGVKVDDIGTTAKTLPDFELLWADMLAGAPAHDGSTS, encoded by the coding sequence ATGCGCAAAGATGGTGACGTGAGTATCTGGCCCGCACCGTCGTCTTCGTCACCCGTCCACGCGACGGTCACCCTGCCCGGATCCAAATCCATCACCAACCGAGCGCTGATCATCTCCGCGTTGGCATCCGGTCGTTCCACGGTCACCGGAACACTCCGCAGTCGCGATACAGACCTGATGATCGCGGCGCTGCGTTCCATCGGGGTGGCCATAGAGATCGACGCATCCGACCCGACGGCGTTGACCGTCTCGCCCGGCTCGCTCCGCGGGGGTGCGGTCGATTGCGGACTCGCCGGCACCGTCATGCGATTCCTTCCGCCGCTGACGACCCTCGTCCCTGGAACCGTGTTCTTCGACGGCGACGAGCAAGCCCGCACACGGCCTCTGGACACCATTCTGGGAGCTCTGCGCGCATTGGGTGCACAGGTCGACGGTGATGCTCTCCCGTTCACTGTGACGGGCACCGGGCGCTTGCGCGGAGGGGCTGTCGACATCGACGCATCCGGCTCGTCGCAATTCGTCTCCGGCCTCATGCTTTCGGCCGCGAGGTTCGACGACGGCGTCACCATCCATCACATCGGTAAACCCGTCCCGTCCATGCCGCATATCGACATGACCGTCGAAATGCTTCGCCACGCGGGGGTACGAGTCGACACTCCTCAGGACAGCGGCGACGCCGACACCTGGCGGGTACACCCCGGCCCCGTCAGTGCCGCACGGTGGGAAGTCGAGCCGGATCTGTCCAATGCCACCCCGTTCCTCGCTGCAGCCGCCGTCACGGGCGGAGAGGTTCGTATTCCTCACTGGCCGTCGTCCACGACGCAACCCGGCGACGCCATCCGCGGCATCCTCACCTCCATGGGTGCATCCGTGGATCTGGAGGACGGGACACTCGTGGTCCGAGGACCGGACACACTGCGCGGCATCGACATCGACCTCCACGACGTCGGCGAACTGACGCCGACGGTCGCCGCGCTGGCGGTACTCGCGGACGGACCGTCGCATCTGCGCGGGATCGCACATCTACGGGGCCACGAGACCGATCGGCTCGCCGCGTTGGCCACCGAGATCGGCAAGCTCGGCGGCAATGCCGTCGAAACCGACGACGGGCTCGACATCACACCCACCGCACTCCACGGAAACGTGTGGAAGTCGTACGCGGACCACAGGATGGCAACCGCCGGTGCAATCATCGGTCTCGTCGTTCCAGGTGTGAAAGTCGACGACATCGGTACGACAGCAAAGACGCTTCCCGATTTCGAACTGCTGTGGGCGGACATGCTCGCCGGTGCGCCCGCACACGATGGGTCGACGTCCTGA
- the ybaK gene encoding Cys-tRNA(Pro) deacylase, protein MSTASTPAIALLIEHGVDHLVHTYHHDPRSESFGTEASDALTAHLGVVPQQIFKTLVVKRTDSSLAVAVVPVTSTLSLKSAAVALGTRKVVMATKAEAERSTGYVFGGISPLGQKRPLTTVVDESALQWDRILCSGGRRGLEIELDPRDLVRLASAATAPVATG, encoded by the coding sequence ATGTCCACCGCGTCGACCCCTGCGATCGCTCTGCTGATCGAGCACGGAGTGGACCACCTCGTACACACGTATCACCACGATCCACGCTCGGAGTCGTTCGGCACAGAGGCATCCGATGCGCTCACCGCCCACCTCGGCGTCGTGCCGCAGCAGATCTTCAAGACCCTCGTGGTCAAGCGGACCGACAGTTCACTCGCTGTCGCGGTCGTACCGGTCACCTCAACGCTGTCGCTCAAGAGTGCGGCGGTAGCGCTCGGTACGAGGAAGGTCGTCATGGCCACTAAGGCGGAGGCCGAGCGATCCACCGGGTACGTGTTCGGCGGTATCTCCCCACTCGGTCAGAAACGTCCGCTGACCACGGTTGTCGACGAGTCCGCACTCCAGTGGGACCGCATCCTCTGCAGTGGCGGACGGCGGGGCCTGGAGATCGAGCTCGATCCACGCGATCTCGTTCGGCTCGCGTCGGCCGCCACGGCTCCCGTCGCGACGGGCTGA
- a CDS encoding sigma-70 family RNA polymerase sigma factor, with translation MATEGISVEEVERPAQAADESATESAAELTERFERDALPMLDQLYGAALRMTRNPADAEDLVQETYIKAYSAFRSFREGTNLKAWLYRILTNTYINSYRKKQRQPAQYPTEEITDWQLAATAEHSSTGLRSAEVEALDSLPDDDIKAALQSLPEDFRMAVYYADVEGFPYKEIADIMGTPIGTVMSRLHRGRKQLRGLLSDVARERGFNRNGAVDAHEQEVSQ, from the coding sequence ATGGCTACCGAAGGGATCAGCGTGGAGGAAGTCGAGCGCCCTGCTCAGGCGGCGGACGAGTCGGCAACGGAGTCTGCCGCCGAGCTGACCGAGCGGTTCGAGCGCGACGCGCTCCCGATGTTGGATCAGCTCTATGGTGCCGCACTGCGAATGACGCGGAACCCGGCAGACGCCGAGGATCTGGTGCAGGAGACGTACATCAAGGCGTACTCCGCGTTCCGGTCGTTCCGTGAGGGGACGAACCTGAAGGCGTGGCTGTATCGCATTCTCACCAACACCTACATCAACTCGTATCGGAAGAAGCAGCGGCAGCCCGCTCAGTACCCCACCGAGGAGATCACTGATTGGCAGCTTGCTGCCACCGCCGAACACAGCTCGACGGGTCTGCGCTCGGCGGAGGTCGAAGCACTCGACTCGCTTCCTGACGACGACATCAAGGCCGCGTTGCAGTCGCTGCCCGAGGATTTCCGTATGGCTGTGTACTACGCCGACGTCGAAGGATTTCCGTACAAGGAAATTGCCGACATCATGGGTACGCCTATCGGCACAGTGATGTCGCGGCTGCACCGCGGTCGCAAGCAATTGAGGGGCCTGTTGTCCGACGTGGCCCGCGAACGTGGATTCAACCGCAACGGTGCGGTCGATGCGCACGAGCAGGAGGTCTCCCAGTGA
- the rsrA gene encoding mycothiol system anti-sigma-R factor, translated as MTSDADEFERLDCSAVIADVWLMLDNECDEGSRTRLQRHIDECGSCFAAYGIEEKVKSLISRKCGGDQAPAGLRERLSVEIRRTVLIRQTEND; from the coding sequence GTGACATCGGATGCAGACGAGTTCGAGCGGCTCGATTGCTCGGCGGTGATAGCCGACGTGTGGCTGATGCTGGACAACGAGTGCGACGAGGGCAGCCGTACGAGGCTCCAACGTCACATCGACGAGTGCGGGTCGTGCTTTGCCGCCTACGGAATCGAAGAGAAGGTCAAGAGCCTCATCAGCCGTAAGTGCGGAGGCGATCAGGCCCCGGCGGGGCTGAGGGAGCGTCTGAGTGTCGAGATCAGACGTACGGTGCTCATCAGGCAAACCGAGAACGACTGA
- a CDS encoding 50S ribosomal protein bL37: protein MGKRGRKKRSRKNNKANHGKRPNS from the coding sequence ATGGGTAAGCGTGGGCGCAAGAAGCGCAGTCGTAAGAACAACAAGGCAAATCACGGCAAACGTCCGAACAGCTGA
- a CDS encoding biotin/lipoyl-binding carrier protein has translation MAEDVRAEMVSTVFQIVVTEGDTVGIGDTLVVLESMKMEIPVLAEVAGIVSKIDVEVGDVIKQGDLIAVVS, from the coding sequence ATGGCCGAGGACGTGCGCGCAGAGATGGTATCGACGGTTTTTCAGATCGTGGTCACCGAAGGCGACACCGTCGGAATCGGTGACACGCTGGTCGTTCTCGAATCCATGAAGATGGAAATACCTGTTCTGGCCGAGGTTGCGGGAATCGTCAGCAAGATCGACGTCGAAGTCGGCGATGTCATAAAGCAGGGCGATCTCATCGCCGTGGTGTCCTAG
- a CDS encoding sensor histidine kinase, with the protein MSTLSDLLAEHTDLPGDAVDHLQRVVGEWQLLADLSFADLLLWVGLDDVEDGPDARVLCVAQCRPTTASTVFTEDMVGALVSESQHPGVIDSLISRSIVGGNGTDTDTESVPVRCGEHVIAVLTRDANPTRQRTASALEIAYRDCADDLCAMISEGTFPTPAERTDVNSSPRAGDGFIRVDTEGRVVYASPNALSAYHRMGLTAELSGRDLASVTRSLVTDPFDSQEVADHIRASLTGSEGHRMEAEARGATVLIRTLSLRPKGNSVGAIVLVRDVTEVKRRDRALLSKDATIREIHHRVKNNLQTVAALLRLQSRRLENEEARVALSESVRRVTSIALVHEMLSMSVDEEIDLDEIVDRLVPIMLDVATVNPRVRVTREGTLGVFSAERATPLVMVLTELVQNAMEHAFDAGSAGVVRISADRSARWLDVVIHDDGRGLPPGFSLEKSEGLGLQIVRTLVSVELNGSLGLHPADGGGTDASLRVPLGRRARGT; encoded by the coding sequence GTGTCGACGCTCAGTGACCTTCTGGCCGAACACACGGACCTCCCTGGTGACGCTGTCGATCACCTGCAGAGAGTTGTCGGTGAATGGCAATTGCTCGCCGATCTGTCGTTCGCCGATCTCCTTCTCTGGGTCGGGCTCGACGACGTCGAGGACGGTCCGGATGCCCGTGTCCTGTGTGTCGCACAATGCCGCCCCACGACAGCCTCGACGGTATTCACCGAGGACATGGTCGGTGCGCTCGTGTCGGAGTCTCAGCACCCCGGCGTCATCGATTCGCTGATCAGCCGGTCGATAGTCGGCGGAAACGGCACCGATACCGATACCGAGAGTGTTCCGGTGCGCTGCGGCGAGCACGTCATCGCCGTCCTGACCCGTGACGCCAATCCAACGCGACAACGCACCGCCAGCGCGCTGGAGATCGCGTACAGGGATTGCGCCGACGACCTGTGCGCGATGATCAGCGAGGGCACATTCCCGACGCCCGCCGAGCGAACCGATGTCAACTCTTCTCCGCGTGCCGGCGACGGATTCATTCGCGTGGACACCGAAGGGCGCGTGGTCTACGCAAGCCCCAACGCATTGTCGGCCTACCACCGGATGGGGCTGACCGCCGAGCTGTCGGGCCGGGATCTGGCGTCGGTCACCAGGTCGTTGGTCACCGATCCGTTCGATTCCCAAGAAGTAGCCGATCACATCCGCGCCTCGCTGACGGGGAGCGAAGGGCACCGCATGGAGGCCGAGGCGAGGGGAGCGACGGTACTGATCAGAACGCTCTCACTCCGTCCGAAGGGAAATTCGGTCGGCGCCATCGTTCTGGTGCGAGACGTCACCGAGGTGAAACGTCGCGATCGTGCACTGTTGAGCAAAGACGCGACGATTCGCGAGATTCATCATCGGGTGAAGAACAACTTGCAGACGGTTGCGGCTCTACTGAGGCTTCAGTCGAGGCGATTGGAGAACGAAGAAGCGCGCGTCGCGCTGTCGGAGTCCGTGCGGCGAGTGACGTCCATCGCACTCGTGCACGAGATGCTGTCGATGTCGGTCGACGAGGAGATCGATCTCGACGAGATCGTCGACCGCCTCGTGCCGATCATGCTCGACGTGGCAACGGTCAACCCTCGGGTTCGCGTCACGCGGGAGGGCACGCTCGGTGTGTTCTCGGCCGAACGTGCGACTCCTCTCGTCATGGTGTTGACCGAGCTGGTTCAGAACGCAATGGAACACGCGTTCGACGCCGGTTCCGCCGGTGTCGTGAGGATTTCTGCAGATCGGTCGGCGAGGTGGCTCGACGTCGTCATCCACGACGACGGCCGAGGACTGCCGCCAGGGTTCTCGCTGGAGAAGTCGGAGGGTCTCGGACTTCAGATCGTACGAACATTGGTATCGGTAGAACTCAACGGCTCGCTCGGGCTTCATCCGGCAGACGGGGGTGGAACGGATGCGTCGCTTCGCGTTCCGCTGGGTCGGCGCGCACGGGGTACCTGA
- a CDS encoding WhiB family transcriptional regulator: MDWRHNAICRDEDPELFFPVGNSGPALAQIADAKVVCTRCPVTAECLSWALESGQDAGVWGGMSEDERRALKRRNARTRARSSV, from the coding sequence ATGGACTGGCGCCACAACGCAATCTGTCGCGACGAAGACCCGGAACTGTTTTTCCCAGTAGGAAACAGCGGCCCGGCACTCGCTCAGATTGCCGATGCCAAGGTCGTCTGCACGCGGTGCCCTGTCACTGCCGAGTGCCTGTCCTGGGCACTCGAGTCCGGTCAGGACGCCGGTGTGTGGGGTGGCATGAGCGAAGACGAGCGTCGCGCGCTCAAGCGTCGTAACGCACGCACGAGGGCTCGCAGCTCCGTCTGA